A window of Thermodesulfobacteriota bacterium genomic DNA:
ACAATGTAATAATGAATAATCAGACAGAAGTGGTAAAAGAGTAGTGAGTATAGTAAGTACCTGATATGACAAAATTAATGGAAAAATTTGAGCTTTGGTTTAGCGCTGAACTGGGACTTGAGAGGCTGGCGCCCCTTGTGGTCGATTTTATCATTCTGATCGTCTTATTAATTGTTGCACTTATTGTCAATTTTCTGGCTAAAAAATTCATTTTAACTCTAGTAGAGCACTTTGCAGCAAAAAGCAGCACGGACTGGGATGATGTTCTGGTTAAAAATAAGTTTTTTAGAAGGCTCTCTCATCTTGCACCTGCCTTGGTTATTTACCTAACAGCTTCAATATTTTTTGAAAATGAGACAACTGTATTTTTTATCAGGCGCATAGCAGAGATCTATATGCTAGTTGTCGCAGTCTTCACGATCGATTCATTCTTAAATTCCATAGTTGATATATATCACAACTATGATTCGACAGGGAAACTGCCAATAAGAATTTTCGCTCAGGTACTTAAGATTATCGTCTTTGCTGTGATCGCTATAATTATTATCTCAACTGTTATAGGAAAATCTCCTGTTGTCTTCATCGGCGGTCTTGGAGCGATGGCAGCAGTGCTTATGCTTATTTTTAAAGACCCAATACTTGGTCTGGCCGCAGGTGTTCAACTATCTGCAAATGATATGGTCAGGGTAGGGGATTGGATTGAGATGCCAAAATTCGGTGCCGACGGTGATGTGATTGATATATCTCTTACAACCGTAAAAGTGCAGAATTGGGATAAGACAATTGTGACCATACCTACGTTTGCACTTGTGAGTGAAGGGGTTAAAAACTGGCGCGGTATGTCAGAGTCTGGGGGAAGAAGGATTAAGCGCTCTATTTTCATTGACATGACAAGCGTTAAGTTCTGCACGCCTGAGATGATAGAGAAATTTAATCGTATTGAATATATAAGCAGTTACATAAGAGATAAAAAGAAGGAACTTGATGACTTTAATTCTCAAAGAAGCATTGATAACACAGTGCTCGTCAACGGTCGAAGAATGACAAATCTTGGTACCTTCAGAGCATATCTAATAGCCTATTTGAGAGACCATCCAAAGATAAGCAAAAACTTAACTTTTCTAGTAAGACAGCTAGAGCCGGGTCCAACAGGTCTTCCGATTGAAGTATATGTGTTTAGCAGCGATCAGGTTTGGGCTAACTATGAATCAATACAATCCGACATTTTCGATCACATTTTGGCTGTGATACCGGAGTTTGGTCTAAGGGTATATCAGAATCCTACCGGAGCTGATTTTCAGAATTTATCACAAGAACTTAATTAAATCGGGATATATACCTACTGAACGGTTGTGGCCATATCAAAGTTTGGCCTACTGGCTCTAAGAGCATTAAGAAGAGCTTGGTCCTCTCCGTAGATATCTTTATGGAAGTTCACATTTCCTGCATCATCTACCCATGACGTAAAATAGAGAATATAGACAGGAATCGTTTGATTAAGATGGACTGTTCTGGTTTTTCTTGAATTAATGCTTGATTTAACCCTGCTTTGATTCCAGTCAAGATTTGATGCAAGCACAAACTCAGCTAGATCTATGGGTCTTTCAACCCTTATGCATCCATGGCTGAAATTTCTCTGCGCTCTTTTAAAAAAGCCCCTGTTTGGAGTGTCATGAAGATACACGGCGTGCTTGTTAGGGAATAGAAACTTAATCTGACCTAGCGGGTTTCCGGGACCAGGATTTTGGCGGAGTCTATATTTGCCGCTTAATACCTGAGATATATATTCTTGTTGAGCTTGCTGATTTTGAATCTCTGCCTCTGATAACGGACGCTCAATATCTTCATCAGTTTCTATTATTTCAACATTCTCAGCTACTTCCACTTGCTGGGTTTCTTCCACAGGTAATTTCTCAGGCGCTTTAAGCCCAAGAGCGTCTATTCCTCTTTTGGATAGATATTCAGGGTCACTTTTAATTCTAGGTGCTATATCGTCTTTAAAAATGCTTGGGGGTATATTCCAATAAGGGTTCATAACTATGTGGGTCATCTCTTCACTGAACATAGGAGTGTTCCACTCAGGCTTACCTACAACAATTCTCATATCAACAACATCATTGTTATTGTCTACTCCATATAGGTGGAAATTTGCAATGTTAACAAGTATGTAGCGGCTTCCTAAATACTGCGGCAGTATACGCCAGCGCTCCATACTAAGCTCTATCTGAGATATACGCTGTTCAACCGGAACGTTAAGAGCTTCGATTGTGGATTTACCTACAACTCCGTCAACATAAAGCCCGTTTCTACTTTGGTATTTTCTAACTGCTTGATCTAGTGTTTCATCAAATACATCACTTACCGGAACTGAACTCTCGAGTTCTCCTGTTACTATTAGCCTCTCTCTTAAAGCAACAACTCTAGTTCCTCTTGCGCCTTTTTTGAATTTATCACCATAAGGCACCCGCTGCCATCCGCCGTTTTCGGCTATTTCTCTGTACTCCTGTAAGCCATCTCTTAGCTGAGCGTAAACGGGGTATTTAGGCATAAGTCCATCAAGAGTCTTTTTAACTTGATTATTGGCAGTGGAGGTTGTTAATAACTCAGAAATATTAATCGGTCTTTCAGATGATAGAAGCTCTAAATTGATCTGACCTGGGTTTACTCTTCCATAATGAACATCACGAGCGTAGTTAAGAAATGCATTTGAAAGTAGCAGTTCTAGCTCAGCCAGGTCGATTTCATCGATTGATTTATTAGAACCATCTATTCTAATGAGAGCAGCTTCGATCTCCTCTATATGATAGTCCATAGGGTTAAGAGCATCATTGCCGCTGGTTCTTACTACCTCGATCATTTCAAGTGCCTGTGGTGAGGCGCCGTTCGAATTGATCCATAAAAGAGAGTAGTTATTCGCGTGGTATGTTTGGGCAAGCGATCTATTTGCCTTAATGTTTTTGGTTTGTATCTGCAGATAGCCCGAAGCAAGCATTCTTTGCTGAGCTATTGATTTTACTTTCGCTTTAGAGAATGTCTGAGTTTGGGTGTTTTGCGCAGGCTCGGAAATCTTGTTTTCTTGTTTAGGCGAAGCGCACCCGTAGCTCAGTAGTAATATTAAACTAAGCGCAGCTACAAAAGAATATATATTTCTGCAATTAGATTTGATCAATCTCATCAATGCACCCTTGTTAAAGTTGAAATACCTATCCTCCAGCAGAATAATAGTATAATACGAAAACAATATAAAGGCTATCCTATATTGAATATTATTTTCATCTATCGAATAAATTGTTACTAAGGCTGAATTTCCAAATTATCAAACAAATAACGTTTAATCTTACGAGTGGTTGTTTTTGGGAATTCCTCAAGCCTTATATCAAAGTTTCTTATACGTTTATACGATACAAGCTGGCTATTGGATCTTTGAACTTCATTTTTAATTAATCCCATTATCTCTTCTTTTGATAATTGTTCCACTTGAGAATTTAAATTTTCAGCTATTTCATCTAAATTGGGGTAAATAAGCGCCAGTATATCATTATCATTGGGGCTGAACACAAGAGCCTCTTCTATGAATACGGATCTTGTCAATTTCTCCTCAATTTCCTCAGGGAATATATTTTTTCCACCTTTAGTTACAATTAGATATTTTTTCCTGCCGGTAATATACAAATATCCCTCTTCATCAAAATATCCTATGTCTCCTGTGAGAAGCCAGCCGTCCTTAGTCAGAACTTTGTCAGTAGCACTGGGATTTTTATAATATCCCTTCATAACATTGGGTCCTCTTGCGACAATCTCCCCATTTCCTTCATTATCCACATCTCGTATCTCGACCTCATCACTTGGTATTACCATTCCTATGCTACCGACTTTAGGCCTAGTGGGCGGGTTAGCTGATATCAGAGGAGAGGCTTCTGATAGCCCGTATCCTTCAATAATGTCAATTCCGTATTTTTTAAATCCCTGGGTAACCCAAGGCGAAAGTGCAGCCCCGCCTGAGACTATGAGTCTGCTCCTCTCGAGACCTAAATTTTGTTTTATCTTCTTCCCAATTATAGAGTTAGGAAGCGCTTTTGTAATCAGGCGTTTTAGCCCTTTTTGTCCTGCCAGCTGTTTTTCAATTCTCAAATAAAGCTTCTCTAATAATAGTGGTGTGTTTAACCAAATGGTCGGACGGGCTTCTATAAGGTCTTCTAAAAGCTCTCTTGGTTTTAGTCCGCGAGCATAGAATATAGACATGCCGCTTGAAAATGTGGAGATCAGACCAGCCGTGCATTCATAGGAGTGGTGTATCGGTAGTACAGAGAAAGCTCTGTCTGTGTAGTTATAGTCAATAATGCTATATATGTCTGATGCATTAGACATTATGTTTCTATGTGTGAGCATTACGCCTTTAGGGTTTCCAGTAGTACCGGAGGTGAACAGTATTTCTAATAAATCGTCAGGTTCTATTTGAGCGCTTGGAATCCCTTTTGAGTATTTATTAGATATCTGATCTAACTCGTCCATTCGAACTATGTGTTTTAAACCTGGTAAATCATCTGAGAATAAATTCATTTTCTGATAATATGAGTTTGAAACAATTAGAGCTTTGGCATCGGAGAAGCTCAGAATAAATTTATTGTCCTCTGGCCTTGCTCTGGCATCCAGCGGTACTGCCACAGCACCTAACCAGGATAGTGTAAATAGTGTAATCCCCCACTCCGGGCGGTTTTCAGCCAAAATCCCTATGTGATCGCCTTTTTCTATGCCTAAATCTCTTAGGTATCTTGCAAACCTCTCTACGTAGTCCAGCACTTGCCCATACGTTATCTGATAGATAGTTGTGCCGCGGGGCATTAGAAAAGCGGTATTTGACCCATACAGGTTCACCGTCGTTTCAACCATTTCTGAAAGTGTTGAAGAAGAAAGAGGTTCTTTAATAATAGGAATTTTTTCAGAAGGTTTTCTAAATTTCTTCATATTTTGACTAATCTATAAGAAATCTCTTATTTCAGAGAGCTTTTTTATAATATAATCGGGCTTTGGATCAAGATCGTTGTCAGGTTCATTTCTTCTGTTGATCCAAACCGACTTCATACCAAGAGCCTTTGAACCCACTACATCAGCGCTATAATTATCGCCTATAAAAAGTGATTTAGCACCGTCAATCTTTAATTTATCAAGCGCAGCTTCAAATATTATGCTTTTAGGTTTTCTCCATCCTACTTCTTCTGAGATCACTATTTCTTTAAAAAGCGGCCTTAGGTTGAATTTGTCGATCAGCTCGTGAGCAGTGGGGGAATAGTCAAAATTTGATATAATCCCAAGTGTGTAGCCTTTATCAAATAAACCCTCTAAAGTTAATTTGTTTGAGGTTGGATATTCAACGCAGCTGGCAAGTGCTTTCATGTGAGCAACCACCATTTTATTTATGAACGGGCTATCTTGATCTACCGGGCCAATGTTTAACATCTTAAGCATTAATATAAATCTTTCTCGGGTAGGATATTCTTTAAAGTCTATAAGTTTTAGATCCTGAAATTCGTGATAGCTCTTTATAAAAGGATCGTAGAACTCTGAAAACTCTATCTGTGGATAAACCTTTTTAAATTCCTCATATACTTCAACACTTGTCGTTCTTGAACGAAATCCTTTTAGTTCAACAAGGGGCAGGTGGTTAAAGTTAAAATCTAAAATTGTATCGAATAGATCAAAGATTACTGCGTCATATTTCTTCATTATGCTTATAAGCCTTAGTGCTAATTTTTAGATGATGCCCTGTCTAAGATAACATCAATGATGTTATCGTGAATTCCGAGCGGATCTGTTACAGTGTAGCTTACATCGGGGTAGTTCTTAGCTGCTTCTAACACCATAGAGGGAATGTCCTGTGTCGAGTGTCTGCCAGGGGCCAGGAAATATGGATGTACCACAATATGCTTAGCCCCACTAGTTACACACTCTTTAAAGGCCTGCTCAATCGTGGGCTCTGCAAGCTCCATATGGCAATAGACCACTATTTCAAAATCAGAATTTTTTTGTTTAACCAGCTCTGCAACTTCGGCAAGCATCTGGTTTGCTTCATCAACTTTACTTCCATGGTCAACGATTATAAGTGCTTTCATGCTTGTTTATATTAATTAGGACGGTATTGTGGTGTTTAGCCTAATTGCCTCGATCATTATCTCGGCCGATCTATAAAACTCTTCGAGCACAAGATATTCGTTTACTGTGTGAAGTTCATACATTCCAGTGCCAAGATTAGCGCATTCTATTCCAAATTTATTAAAGTAGTTTGCGTCGCATCCGCCCCCTGAAGTGTGGTGCTTGATTTTGTGCCCGAGATTTTTAACTGCAGTATCTATAAGCATTACAGGCCGTGAATTTGCATCAACATCCATTTTGTCATAGCTCCTCTCAATAAACTCCTCAAGTTTGGCCACATGTGTAATACCCTCTGGTGTTAAATCATCATGAAGAGTAACCTGGTAATTAGCCACCGCTTTATGAAAACACTCTCTCATATGATCGACTTGATTTTTGAGTGTCTCCTCATCGTGGCTTCTGGTCTCACCGACTACTTTTACGGTTTTTGGAATGATGTTTGTTGCTCTCCCGCCACCTATAACGCCAATATTGGCAGTGGTGAATTCGTCAATTCTTCCAAGAGTCATTTTCGAGATTGCTTCACTAGCAATTTGTATAGCACTAAGGCCATTTTCCGGACACAGCCCGGCATGTGCTTCAAGTCCGTGAACTATGAAATCTAGCTTTTCTGCGGAAGGGCATCTTAGTACGAGCCTGTCGGGTGTACTGCTGTCGAGCACTATTCCCATACGGGCATTGAATTTGGACATATCAATGTGCTTTGATCCTAAAAGGCCAATTTCTTCACATATTGTAAAAGCTATTTCTATATCGCCGTGTGCAAGGCCTTGTTCTTTTATTACTCTTATCGCCTCAACTATTACCGCAATACCGCTTTTATCATCACTGCCTAGAATTGTAGTACCGTCGCTTTTTAATATTCCATCTTCAATTTTGGGCTTGATTCCCTCACCTGGCCCAACTGTGTCCATATGGGCGGAGATGAAAAAGGGTGGGGCGCTTGGTTTGTTGCCCTCTAGTTTTACTATTAGATTGCCGACATTCCCGCCCACTTTCTCTCCTGCATCATCATAAAAACATTCGGCACCGAGTTCTTCCATGTCTTTTTGCAATTTTGTTGCAACATCTTTTTCCTTTTTTGACAAGCTGTCGATACGAATAATCTCCATAACATGCTCTGTCATTCTTTCTTTTTCGATCATGAAATTGCTCCGCTGTTTTTAACTATTATGTTTTCAATAACCCATCAATTTTATATAAGTTCAGTATAACTAATTGGTTATTAATTAGAAATGAAGAATCATTAAGATAAAACTCTACTTGCCAATCTGTGATTGGATACAATTAAGGTAGCAGCGGATTAGGTAGTTTACGCTTTAAATTAGATTTACTTGGCTATATCTTGAAGTGATTCAATAACCTTATCTAATTTAGGCTTGTTTAGAGAATATATTCTATTTTGCTTAACCTTTCTCTCTTTAATCAAGCCGGCTTCTTTGAGTATTTTCAGGTGGTTAGACACCGTAGGTTGTGAAATTTTAAACCTGCGGGCAATCTCACCTGCGTTTGCATCCTCTTTACCTAAAATATGCAAAATCTTTCTTCTTCTCTCGTCACTTATGGCTTTGAAGGAACACCCCATATTACAACCTCCGGGAGCAATCTGTTATTTAGCTAATTATGTAAATAGATTATATAGGATAATGATTAGAAAATCAAAATTAATTTAATGCATTTTGGTATTAGAACTTCTCTACGCTTGGTCGAAGGTCCATCTCGAGTGTCCAAGCAGTGGGATCTTGGAGGTGAATTTGCCAGTATTGCTCGGCGATAGACTCGGGGGATAAAAATGATCCGGGTTCTCTATCAGGGTATCTTTTTATGTAGTCTTGGTTTAGGATCTGCCCATCGATGATGACATGAGCCACGTGGATTCCCTTTGGGCCAAGTTCTCTGGCAATTGACTGCGAGAGCGCTCTTAGGCCGAATTTTCCTACTGCGAGTCCTGAGAAATTTGCGCTGCCTCTTAGCGACGCGGTTGCACCTGTGAAAATTATTGTGCCTTTTTTCCTTCTCAACATGGAAGCAAGAACCAACTTTGAGCTGATAAAACCTCCAAGGCAGTTTGATTCCCATGCGCTTACAAAATCATCAGTCTTTAATTTTTGTATGCCTTGCATCTTAAATTGCCCGGCATTATATATCATTACATCTATATTCTTTCCAAACTTTTTAAAAATCTTTTCAAATGCGGATTTCAACTTTGTTTCTTTGGTAACATCTGCTGCAAAGACTTCAATCTCTCCGTCAATTTGTTTCTTGATAGATAATAAGCGTTCTTTATTTCTTGAAACTATGGCTACACTGTAGCCTTCTGAGGCAAACTTTTTCGCTAAGGCAAGCCCGAGCCCCGGACCCGCTCCTAATATTACTGCAACTTTATTCATAAGATTTATTCCCGTTTAGTGAACTAATGCTTTATCAATTGACCATTTGCCTCCGCCTTTAATCAAAACCACAAGACTAAGGCCAAGTGCTAGTAGGTGATACTCAAATCCCTCTCCGGCCTGATTGCCGAACCAATTCATGAAAAATCCATACTGTAAGTGAACCATAAAAATGGCTCCTAGCATTATTATTGCTATTCCAAGCGCTGCAAGCCTAGTTAAAAGCCCAATTATAAGTGCAATAGCCCCAAATGATTCTCCAATAATAATGAGTATAGCTACAGCGGTAGGAATTCCGCTTCCAACGAAGAAATCCACAGTACCTGAAAACCCAGCGCCCCCAAACATACCTAAGAGTTTCTGAAGTCCGTGGGGCAGAATAACAATGCCTAGAAATATTCTTGCTAAGAAGACGCCAAAATCATCATCTGTATGAAGCAGTGATCCCATCATATGCCTCCGTATTCTTAATTTATTAACAATATGATTTTATCCCAAGTGCAGCTGTATAATCAACCCTATTATTTAAGTTGGGATAATGCACTCTCTTCAATATTTATTCTTCTCCTGAGCAAAATAAGGTTTAAGACTGTGAAAATAGAAGCTGTGATATAGCATGAAAATATAAGTGGTATAACTGCAATTTCGATTATAACGGCTAGATAGTTTGGATGCTTTATATATTTATATGGTCCTGAAGCTATTGCCTGGCTGCCCGGTATAACTAGGATTTTGGTATTCCAATATTGCCCCAAAGAGCTTATAGCCCAGTAACGTAGAATTTGCGTGAAAATAAAAATTACTAAAAGAGCTGGCCAATACGGACTTAGGCTTGTTTGTAGAAAAATATATTCTGCGATCAGGGAGACAAAAAATGCTATGTGCATAAGTACTATGACTTTATATCCCTTAGCATCATATTCTACGGCGCCTCTTTGTTTAACAAAATTTTCGTTTCGTTTGGCTAAGAATAGTTCAGAGATTCTCTGCAACACTAGAATAATTATAAAGATCCAAAAAATGCTCATATTATTTCAAATAGGATTATCTCTGAGCTAAACCCGGGACCTAGGGCAGAAATAATACCGTGCTCCCCAGCACCATATTGTTTTTGATCCATAATTTCGTTTAGAACATAGAGCACAGTAGGGGAGGACATGTTGCCGTGTTCTTTAAGAACTTTTCTTGACTGGGCAAATGTACCTTCTAAAAGCCCAAGAGACGCCTCATACTCCAAGAGCACTTTAGCCCCTCCGGGATGAACGGCGTAGTGTTTCAAATCTGATATTGATAATCCGCTATCTTTAAGGATATCTTCGATATTGGACTTAACCTCATTTCTAACGATTGTAGGAATATCTTTACTGAAAATAGCTTTAAAGCCGTCATCAATCACTTCCCAGCCCATAACGCCAAGTGAATCATAGTAGGTAGTGCTTAGTGATCTAACTAAATTGAATTTGGAATTGTTAGACAGCCTGTGATCATCGCCTGCTACGATAGAAGCTGCAGCACCATCTGAGAATAGTGCTAGAGATACTATGTTACTTTTCGCATAGTCCTCTCTATGAAAAGCTAGGCTGCATATCTCAAGTGCAATCAGGAGCACAGCGCTATCTGGATAAGCTTTTGTATATTCCATTGCCCGCGAAAGCCCTACAGCGCCGCCTACGCATCCAAGCCCCCATATAGGAGTTCTCTTTATGTGCTGGTCCAGATTTAATTCGTTTATAAGGTGAGCGTCTACACTTGGTGTAGAAATTCCTGTACTGGTTACAAACATAATGTGATCTATCTCACTTAAATCAGCTCCGCATTTCTCTAGGCAATTATTTATTGCTGATTTTGATAACAGAATTGAGTTTTCAAGGTAGGAATCTGATCTTTGTACGAAGCTCTTAGAGTCGTCAAACCACTCTCTTGGATGAACAAAGTGTCTTGTTTCTATGAGGGAGTTATCAAACACACCCAGCATACGATTAATGTAATGCTCGTTATCACTAAAGAGCTCTTTAGCAAATACCTTTACTTCGCATTGGTTAAAATTGTAGGGAACATCTGCTGTTCCAATTGAGATTACTCGTGACATTTTATTCTTCGCTGTTATAGAACTTGTATTAATTGTAGCTGAGAGTGAGTAAAAATACTTGAAAAAAGAAAAAGCCGCTTTGGCCCCGCTAAGCACAAAGCGACTTTTTCTAATTTATCTATAGCTTAAATTCAAATTTAAATTAAGCTGTGAGAGACTTCATGATAAAAAACTTTCAGTAATATCAGGCTCTTAAAGCTCCTTTTTGTTTAGCTGAAAGTGAATCAAGAAAATACTTCATGCCGTCAATCTCTGGTTTGTTAAGAGAGTAAAGACGATTTTGTCTTACTTTACGCTCATTAACAATATCAGCTTCTTTCAAAATCTTTAGGTGATTGGAGATAGCAGGCTTGGATATATCAAACTTGCTAGCTATATCTCCTGCGGCAGTTTCACCTTGGCTTAAAAATTCCAGAATCTTTCGTCTGGTATCATCAGCAATGGCTTTATATGGGCAACCCATTTTTAATTCCCTCCTAAATTATTAGATTGTTACTTCAATATTTAGTTTAACTAATTTCGAGTCTGAAAGCTAGTACTTTTTTTTAAATTTCAGTTTTTTAAATAAATCGTTTCATATCTATGCATTGTATCAAGCTATAAAGGTAATGATAATATCAAATATGCCAATATAAATTGTATAAAAATCCATAAATTTCCGTTATAAATCTTAAATGGTATTCTAAGTTAAAGATATCATATAAACATCAAACAGGGGGTAGCATCAATTGGAATTTAGCCAAAGCACGAAGTCTGTATTAAAAATCAAAGCTGATGTATTAGTAGTGGGACTCTATAAAGGACAAAAGTTTTCCGGATCAATAAAGACCATAAATGATTCACTTGATGGAGCAATAAAGGATCTAGCACAGCAAGAGGATTTTGATGGTGATTTTGGTAAGACTTTAGTTTTGAGCAGCACTCTGGGAAAAATAAATTCAAAGAGAGTCCTAGTCGTAGGATTAGGCGAACGCTCAAAGTTTACACAGAACACTCTTAGGAAGCTAGGCAATCTTATATTGAGTAAAGTTAAGAACTCTTCTAATTCCATAGCAATAAGTTCGGAATTCTCATCTGCTCAAGGCCAGGTCTCAGCCCTTTCAGAGGGGCTTTTGTCAGGGGCTTATGAATTTAAGAAATACAAGACGAATGACAAAAGTAAAAATAAGGTTACAAAAATAGTTTTTATCTCAAATAAAATTAAAGCCCAGGCCTTTAATGAGGAAACTGAATTTGCATCTACTATCTCTGCCTCAGTCAATCTCGCAAGGGATTTGGTAAATGAGCCCCCTGTCTACTTAACCCCGAGAAAGTTATCTGACTATGCTGCCGAAATAGCAGAAGAACAAGGCCTTGATTGCGAAATTTTTGATCACGCAGAAATCGAAAGAAGAGGCATGAACGGACTTATGGCCGTATCAAGCGGAAGTGAAGAGCCTCCTAGGTTTATTCACCTAACATACGAGCCTAAAAGAAAAACTAAAAAGAGCATTGCAGTTGTTGGAAAGGGCATTACTTTTGACTCAGGCGGGCTTTGTCTAAAGCCTGCCGGAAGTATGCTTACCATGAAAATGGATATGGGCGGCTCAGCTGTCGTGTTAGGTGTTATGAAGGCAATAGCAAAGTTAAAGCCATCGATGAGGGTGCATGGACTTATTGCTGCAAGTGAAAACATGACGGGCGGAAAGGCATATAAGCCCGATGACGTTATACACGCCTATAACGGCAAAACTGTGGAGGTTATTAACACTGACGCTGAGGGACGTGTTGTGCTCTCTGATGCTCTCTCTTATGCTGTGGAGCTCAAAGTAGATGAGATTGTTGATCTTGCAACCCTTACTGGGGCTTGTATGGTCGGTCTTGGAAGCTACACCGCGGGCGTTATGGGCAACAACCAAAAACTTATTGATAAAATTAGATCTGCATCTGATCAGGTAGGTGAGAAAACTTGGCAGCTCCCAATGGATGATGAACTTAGAGCTGAGATCTCAAGCAATGTTGCAGATATTAAAAATGCAGGAAGCAGGATGGGCGGAGCAATCACAGCGGCAATGTTTTTGGAGAACTTTGTCTCTGATGTCCCGTGGGCACATATGGATATTGCAGGGCCAGCATTTTTGGAAAAAGAGAGCCCCTATAGTCCTAAAGGCGCTACAGGGTTTGGGGTGCGCACAATAATCAAATACATATCAGGTAAATAGAAGTCTGATTGCTACAGGAAGTTAAATGGATTTTTTAGATAAATTATTTGGAACTTTTGATAAATCTAATTTTGTTCAGATCCGCCTCAGCGGGGAGATTCCCGAGGAAGAGGAAAAATCTTTTCTTCCTACCATGGGAGCTAAAAAATCTCTAACAATGTGGGATATAGAAAAAGTTCTCACGCATGTTGAGAACAGTGCCAAACTCCTTGGAGTAATTATTAGCCTAAGTGAGCTTCGCATTGGTTTTGCTAGAGCCAACCTAATTAGACAAAGACTCTCAGAAATAAGAGCCAGCGGAAAAAAGGTTATTGTCCACTTGGAAAGTGGAGGAAACATCGAATACCTTATCGCATCGGCAGCTGATAAAATCTACATGACCCCTTGGGGCACTCTTAATTTAATAGGCCTTAAAGCTGAGGTTACTTTCTATAAGGACGCGCTTGATAAAATAGGCGTTAGTGCAAATATGAAGGGGTTTGGCGAATATAAGAGCGCCGCCGAAACTTTCACCCGAGACTCAATGTCTACTCCCCATAAAGAGATGATGGATTCTATTCTAGATGACTTGCAGACTCAGCTTGAGGGTCATATCTCAAAGGGTAGGGGCATCACTCCCAAAGAGGTTAAGAATTTGATCGACAACGGTCCATATATGACCGATATTGCTCAGGACAACGCTCTAATTGATGGGGTTTGTTATGAAACTCAGCTTGAAGAAAACATATCAATTCTCCTACAAGCAGACTTGTCTGTTGTTAAGGCTGGC
This region includes:
- a CDS encoding mechanosensitive ion channel domain-containing protein gives rise to the protein MTKLMEKFELWFSAELGLERLAPLVVDFIILIVLLIVALIVNFLAKKFILTLVEHFAAKSSTDWDDVLVKNKFFRRLSHLAPALVIYLTASIFFENETTVFFIRRIAEIYMLVVAVFTIDSFLNSIVDIYHNYDSTGKLPIRIFAQVLKIIVFAVIAIIIISTVIGKSPVVFIGGLGAMAAVLMLIFKDPILGLAAGVQLSANDMVRVGDWIEMPKFGADGDVIDISLTTVKVQNWDKTIVTIPTFALVSEGVKNWRGMSESGGRRIKRSIFIDMTSVKFCTPEMIEKFNRIEYISSYIRDKKKELDDFNSQRSIDNTVLVNGRRMTNLGTFRAYLIAYLRDHPKISKNLTFLVRQLEPGPTGLPIEVYVFSSDQVWANYESIQSDIFDHILAVIPEFGLRVYQNPTGADFQNLSQELN
- a CDS encoding L,D-transpeptidase family protein, with the protein product MRLIKSNCRNIYSFVAALSLILLLSYGCASPKQENKISEPAQNTQTQTFSKAKVKSIAQQRMLASGYLQIQTKNIKANRSLAQTYHANNYSLLWINSNGASPQALEMIEVVRTSGNDALNPMDYHIEEIEAALIRIDGSNKSIDEIDLAELELLLSNAFLNYARDVHYGRVNPGQINLELLSSERPINISELLTTSTANNQVKKTLDGLMPKYPVYAQLRDGLQEYREIAENGGWQRVPYGDKFKKGARGTRVVALRERLIVTGELESSVPVSDVFDETLDQAVRKYQSRNGLYVDGVVGKSTIEALNVPVEQRISQIELSMERWRILPQYLGSRYILVNIANFHLYGVDNNNDVVDMRIVVGKPEWNTPMFSEEMTHIVMNPYWNIPPSIFKDDIAPRIKSDPEYLSKRGIDALGLKAPEKLPVEETQQVEVAENVEIIETDEDIERPLSEAEIQNQQAQQEYISQVLSGKYRLRQNPGPGNPLGQIKFLFPNKHAVYLHDTPNRGFFKRAQRNFSHGCIRVERPIDLAEFVLASNLDWNQSRVKSSINSRKTRTVHLNQTIPVYILYFTSWVDDAGNVNFHKDIYGEDQALLNALRASRPNFDMATTVQ
- a CDS encoding AMP-binding protein; the protein is MKKFRKPSEKIPIIKEPLSSSTLSEMVETTVNLYGSNTAFLMPRGTTIYQITYGQVLDYVERFARYLRDLGIEKGDHIGILAENRPEWGITLFTLSWLGAVAVPLDARARPEDNKFILSFSDAKALIVSNSYYQKMNLFSDDLPGLKHIVRMDELDQISNKYSKGIPSAQIEPDDLLEILFTSGTTGNPKGVMLTHRNIMSNASDIYSIIDYNYTDRAFSVLPIHHSYECTAGLISTFSSGMSIFYARGLKPRELLEDLIEARPTIWLNTPLLLEKLYLRIEKQLAGQKGLKRLITKALPNSIIGKKIKQNLGLERSRLIVSGGAALSPWVTQGFKKYGIDIIEGYGLSEASPLISANPPTRPKVGSIGMVIPSDEVEIRDVDNEGNGEIVARGPNVMKGYYKNPSATDKVLTKDGWLLTGDIGYFDEEGYLYITGRKKYLIVTKGGKNIFPEEIEEKLTRSVFIEEALVFSPNDNDILALIYPNLDEIAENLNSQVEQLSKEEIMGLIKNEVQRSNSQLVSYKRIRNFDIRLEEFPKTTTRKIKRYLFDNLEIQP
- a CDS encoding HAD family hydrolase, with translation MKKYDAVIFDLFDTILDFNFNHLPLVELKGFRSRTTSVEVYEEFKKVYPQIEFSEFYDPFIKSYHEFQDLKLIDFKEYPTRERFILMLKMLNIGPVDQDSPFINKMVVAHMKALASCVEYPTSNKLTLEGLFDKGYTLGIISNFDYSPTAHELIDKFNLRPLFKEIVISEEVGWRKPKSIIFEAALDKLKIDGAKSLFIGDNYSADVVGSKALGMKSVWINRRNEPDNDLDPKPDYIIKKLSEIRDFL
- a CDS encoding CbiX/SirB N-terminal domain-containing protein — encoded protein: MKALIIVDHGSKVDEANQMLAEVAELVKQKNSDFEIVVYCHMELAEPTIEQAFKECVTSGAKHIVVHPYFLAPGRHSTQDIPSMVLEAAKNYPDVSYTVTDPLGIHDNIIDVILDRASSKN